The following are from one region of the Mesorhizobium sp. B2-8-5 genome:
- a CDS encoding nucleotidyltransferase family protein, translating into MKPTTAMVLAAGLGKRMRPITDSMPKPLVKIAGKTLLDWGLDSLEAAGVAKAVVNVHYLPEQIVAHVAHRRAPKIVISDEREALLESAGGIVKALPLLGSEPFYIINADTFWIDSGQPSLERLALAWDAARMDILLMLTDLDSATGHCVGTDFLIVHDGALQRSKGDPTGLIYAGAAIIHPRIFKDARTGSHSLNIYFDKAIAAGRLFGMKMNGSWITVGTPDAIPAAEAAVAGALASASARKSAPIFGKHDA; encoded by the coding sequence ATGAAGCCGACGACGGCGATGGTGCTGGCGGCCGGGCTCGGCAAGCGCATGCGGCCGATTACCGATTCGATGCCGAAGCCGCTGGTGAAGATCGCTGGCAAGACCTTGCTCGACTGGGGGCTGGATAGCCTGGAAGCCGCCGGCGTCGCCAAGGCCGTCGTTAACGTGCACTATCTGCCCGAGCAGATCGTCGCCCATGTCGCCCATAGGCGCGCACCGAAGATCGTTATCTCCGACGAGCGCGAGGCGCTGCTGGAATCGGCTGGCGGCATCGTCAAGGCGCTGCCGCTTTTGGGCAGCGAGCCCTTCTACATCATCAACGCCGATACGTTCTGGATCGACAGCGGCCAACCCAGCCTCGAGCGCCTTGCCCTTGCATGGGACGCCGCGAGAATGGATATTCTGCTGATGCTTACCGATCTCGACTCAGCGACCGGGCACTGCGTCGGCACCGATTTCCTGATTGTGCATGACGGCGCGCTGCAGCGCTCGAAGGGTGATCCGACGGGGTTGATCTATGCCGGTGCCGCGATCATCCATCCGCGCATCTTCAAGGACGCTCGCACCGGCTCGCATTCGCTCAACATCTATTTCGACAAGGCGATCGCCGCCGGCCGCCTGTTCGGCATGAAGATGAACGGAAGCTGGATCACCGTCGGCACCCCGGACGCCATTCCAGCGGCCGAGGCGGCCGTGGCCGGCGCGCTCGCATCCGCATCGGCCCGAAAATCGGCTCCGATTTTCGGAAAGCACGATGCGTAG
- a CDS encoding sensor histidine kinase, whose product MPGDYPPRAGKAVSGGHEDSNEAGPAVSGGGFRAGLRLASLLATSALAGPLLAFAAHAETGIPGKAAAPVSTVEVMQLAMFVGVMGAALVSAIFLIRERARTASQNLQLRARIADVNAALQRSEALLNLRDQRLVVWTTDNKKPELIGSLPLESGAPDDRSAFLAFGRWLMPRSAAALEHAVAALREQARAFDLVIETQAGVPLEVHGRKSAAHVLVRFVSLSETLRNQARLKIENQRLSADYDTMVGLLDALKMPAWLRGADGRLQWVNRAYAEAVEAESTAAAVRDAKEFLGGQAREQIAEQHKSRPVFEQTLSTVIEGDRRMFAVTDFAGADGSAGLACDTSAAETIRAEYERTVRSHADTLDQLNTAVAIFDTEEKLRFFNQAFQKLWGLDSGFLLSAPSNTLLLDRLRSEGRIAEQPEWRRWKENLLSAYRAVESQEHWWHLPDGKTIRVVANPQPKGGVTWVFENLTEKMDLESRYQTAVRVQGETLDNLAEGVVVFGPDGRLRLSNPAFVALWGLTVEAVKPKVHVSAIRDFCDQRAANSPWGGFVAAVTGFDDERRDRRGQIELVNGTVLSYAVIHLPNGQVMITFVDVTDTVNVERALKDRNEALEKSDQLKNEFVQHVSYELRSPLTNIIGFTELLSLPATGPLTPKQREYVEHVGSSSSVLLTIVNDILDLATVDAGIMQLDISEMNIDRTIAAAAELVADRLDEHQIKLTIDAAEAPTSFHGDETRIRQILYNLLSNAANYAPEASTIRLTCRRLADGVEFSVHDDGPGMPPDVLESVFRRFEPRANGGRRRGAGLGLSIVKSFVELHGGTVRIETGQDRGTTVICTFPDKPSGIPDTPAGIRDAAE is encoded by the coding sequence ATGCCGGGGGATTACCCGCCACGCGCGGGAAAGGCCGTTTCCGGCGGCCATGAGGATTCGAACGAGGCTGGCCCCGCCGTGAGCGGCGGCGGTTTTCGTGCCGGCTTGCGGCTGGCGTCGCTGCTTGCCACCTCGGCGCTTGCAGGCCCGCTGCTCGCCTTTGCCGCCCATGCCGAGACAGGCATCCCGGGAAAGGCCGCGGCGCCGGTCAGCACCGTCGAGGTCATGCAGCTCGCAATGTTCGTCGGCGTCATGGGCGCGGCGCTGGTTTCGGCCATCTTCCTGATCCGCGAGCGCGCACGCACCGCCTCGCAGAATCTACAGCTCAGGGCCCGCATCGCGGACGTCAACGCGGCGCTGCAGCGCTCCGAGGCGCTGCTCAACCTGCGCGACCAGCGCCTGGTGGTGTGGACCACGGACAACAAGAAGCCCGAGCTCATCGGCAGCCTGCCGCTGGAAAGCGGCGCGCCCGACGACAGGTCCGCTTTCCTGGCCTTCGGCCGCTGGCTGATGCCGCGCTCGGCGGCGGCGCTGGAGCACGCGGTTGCGGCGCTGCGCGAACAGGCTAGGGCCTTCGATCTCGTCATCGAAACGCAGGCCGGCGTGCCGCTGGAGGTGCATGGCCGCAAGAGCGCGGCGCATGTGCTGGTGCGCTTCGTCTCACTGTCGGAGACGCTGCGCAACCAGGCCAGGCTGAAGATCGAGAACCAGCGGCTCAGCGCCGACTACGACACCATGGTCGGCCTGCTCGACGCGTTGAAGATGCCGGCGTGGCTGCGCGGCGCGGACGGGCGATTGCAATGGGTCAACCGCGCCTATGCCGAGGCGGTGGAGGCGGAAAGCACGGCCGCGGCCGTGCGCGACGCGAAGGAATTCCTCGGCGGCCAGGCGCGCGAGCAGATCGCCGAACAGCACAAGTCGCGCCCGGTCTTCGAGCAGACGCTTTCCACCGTGATCGAGGGCGACCGCCGCATGTTCGCGGTCACCGATTTCGCCGGCGCCGACGGTTCGGCGGGACTTGCCTGCGACACCAGTGCCGCCGAGACGATCCGCGCCGAATATGAGCGGACCGTGCGCAGCCATGCCGACACGCTCGACCAGTTGAACACAGCGGTAGCGATCTTCGACACCGAGGAAAAGCTGCGCTTCTTCAACCAGGCCTTCCAGAAGCTGTGGGGTCTCGACTCGGGTTTCCTGCTCAGCGCTCCCTCCAACACGTTGCTGCTCGACAGGCTGCGCAGCGAAGGCAGGATCGCCGAGCAGCCCGAATGGCGGCGCTGGAAGGAAAACCTGCTCAGCGCCTATCGCGCCGTCGAATCGCAGGAGCATTGGTGGCATCTGCCGGACGGCAAGACGATCCGCGTCGTGGCGAACCCGCAGCCGAAGGGCGGCGTCACCTGGGTATTCGAGAACCTGACCGAGAAGATGGATCTCGAAAGCCGTTACCAGACCGCCGTGCGGGTGCAGGGCGAGACGCTGGACAACCTCGCCGAAGGCGTGGTCGTGTTCGGTCCGGACGGCCGGCTGCGCCTGTCCAATCCGGCCTTCGTCGCGCTGTGGGGGCTGACTGTGGAAGCGGTCAAGCCGAAAGTCCATGTCTCGGCGATCCGCGACTTTTGCGACCAGCGCGCCGCGAACAGCCCGTGGGGCGGCTTCGTCGCCGCGGTCACCGGCTTCGACGACGAGCGCCGCGACCGCCGCGGCCAGATCGAGCTGGTCAACGGCACGGTGCTGAGCTACGCGGTGATCCACCTGCCCAACGGCCAGGTGATGATCACCTTCGTCGACGTCACTGACACCGTCAATGTCGAACGGGCGCTGAAGGACAGGAACGAGGCGCTGGAGAAATCCGACCAGCTGAAGAACGAATTCGTGCAGCACGTGTCCTATGAGCTGCGCTCGCCGCTGACCAACATCATCGGCTTCACCGAGCTTCTGTCGCTGCCCGCGACCGGGCCACTGACACCGAAACAGCGCGAATATGTCGAGCATGTCGGCTCGTCGTCCTCAGTGCTGCTCACCATCGTCAACGATATCCTCGATCTGGCCACCGTCGATGCCGGCATCATGCAGCTCGACATCTCCGAAATGAACATCGACCGGACGATCGCCGCGGCCGCCGAACTGGTCGCCGACCGGCTGGACGAGCATCAAATCAAGCTCACGATCGACGCGGCCGAGGCGCCGACGAGCTTTCATGGCGACGAGACCCGCATTCGCCAGATCCTCTACAACCTGCTCAGCAACGCGGCGAACTACGCGCCGGAGGCAAGCACGATCCGGCTGACCTGCCGCCGCTTGGCCGACGGCGTCGAGTTCTCGGTGCATGACGACGGGCCGGGCATGCCGCCGGACGTGCTTGAATCGGTCTTCCGCCGCTTCGAGCCGCGCGCCAATGGCGGGCGTCGGCGCGGCGCGGGGCTTGGGCTCTCGATCGTCAAGAGCTTCGTCGAACTGCATGGCGGGACCGTGCGCATCGAGACCGGCCAGGACAGGGGCACGACCGTCATCTGCACCTTCCCGGACAAGCCTTCCGGAATCCCGGATACGCCGGCGGGCATCCGCGACGCGGCCGAGTAG
- a CDS encoding PTS sugar transporter subunit IIA has protein sequence MIGLVLVTHGQLATEFRHAVEHVVGPQDNFETVAIGADDDMEQRRADIVDAVARVDTGAGVIVLTDMFGGTPSNLAISVMESGRTEVIAGMNLPMLIKLSSIRKGDNMAAALDEAQAAGRKYINVASQLLSSK, from the coding sequence ATGATCGGACTCGTGCTCGTGACGCACGGTCAACTCGCTACCGAGTTCCGGCATGCCGTAGAGCATGTCGTCGGGCCGCAGGACAATTTCGAAACCGTGGCGATCGGCGCCGATGACGACATGGAGCAGCGCCGGGCCGACATCGTCGACGCCGTGGCGCGCGTCGACACCGGCGCCGGCGTCATCGTGCTCACCGACATGTTCGGCGGCACGCCCTCCAACCTCGCCATCTCGGTGATGGAATCGGGCCGCACCGAGGTGATCGCCGGCATGAACCTGCCGATGCTGATCAAGCTCTCCTCGATCCGCAAGGGCGACAACATGGCCGCCGCGCTCGACGAGGCGCAGGCGGCGGGCCGCAAATACATCAACGTCGCCAGCCAGCTCCTGAGCAGCAAATGA
- a CDS encoding HPr family phosphocarrier protein — protein MNAPAPRTDEVVREFPIINQRGLHARASAKFVQVASGFDATIHVEKDGVKVGGTSIMGLMMLAASPGYSIRVIASGPEAVPAMDALEQLVASRFGEEI, from the coding sequence ATGAACGCACCGGCGCCGCGTACGGATGAGGTGGTGCGGGAGTTCCCGATCATCAATCAGCGCGGCCTGCACGCGCGCGCTTCGGCCAAGTTCGTCCAGGTCGCCAGCGGCTTTGATGCCACCATCCATGTCGAGAAGGACGGCGTGAAGGTCGGCGGCACCTCGATCATGGGCCTGATGATGCTGGCGGCAAGCCCGGGTTATTCGATCCGCGTCATCGCCAGCGGCCCGGAAGCCGTGCCGGCCATGGATGCGCTGGAGCAGCTGGTCGCCTCGCGTTTCGGCGAGGAAATCTGA
- a CDS encoding HPr kinase/phosphorylase, with the protein MPDAAAKPRNIHGTAILVGERGVLITGPSGAGKTTLALALIDHCRARGLFARLVGDDQLFAVAHGGRLVCRAPASIAGLAEVHGIGPRPLAFEPAAVIDLMVRLVEAADMPRLQDEATETIDGCRLPRVDVARQNVTAALPLLMARLSIQPFS; encoded by the coding sequence ATGCCAGACGCCGCCGCAAAGCCCCGCAACATCCATGGGACGGCCATACTGGTCGGCGAGCGCGGCGTGCTGATCACCGGGCCGTCGGGCGCCGGCAAGACGACGCTGGCGCTGGCGCTAATCGATCATTGCCGCGCGCGGGGGCTTTTTGCCCGGCTGGTGGGCGACGACCAGTTGTTTGCGGTGGCCCATGGCGGCCGGCTGGTGTGCCGCGCGCCGGCGAGCATCGCCGGTCTCGCCGAGGTGCACGGCATCGGCCCGCGGCCGCTGGCTTTCGAACCGGCCGCCGTGATCGACCTCATGGTGCGGCTGGTCGAGGCGGCCGACATGCCGCGCCTGCAGGACGAAGCCACGGAAACGATCGACGGATGCCGGCTGCCCCGCGTCGACGTCGCCCGGCAAAACGTCACCGCCGCGCTGCCCCTGCTGATGGCGCGGCTGTCGATCCAGCCTTTTTCATGA
- the ahcY gene encoding adenosylhomocysteinase, with protein sequence MTGSKDYVVADISLAGWGRKEIEIAETEMPGLMACREEFGAKKPLKGARITGSLHMTIQTAVLIETLKALGADIRWASCNIFSTQDHAAAAIAEAGIPVFAVKGESLEDYWDYTDRIFQWADGGLSNMILDDGGDATMYILVGARAEAGEDVLSNPQSEEEEYFVAQIKKRLKASPGFFTKQREAIRGVTEETTTGVNRLYQLQKKGLLPFPAINVNDSVTKSKFDNKYGCKESLVDGIRRGTDTMMAGKVAVVCGYGDVGKGSSASLRGAGARVKVTEVDPICALQAAMDGYEVVTLEDAAPNADIVITTTGNKDVVTLDHMRSMKDMVIVGNIGHFDNEIQVASLRNLKWTNVKPQVDLITFPDGKRMILLSEGRLLNLGNATGHPSFVMSASFTNQVLAQIELFSKHGQYENQVYVLPKHLDEKVARLHLDKLGAKLTELSGEQAAYIGVTPQGPYKPEHYRY encoded by the coding sequence ATGACGGGTAGCAAGGACTATGTGGTCGCCGACATCTCGCTTGCCGGCTGGGGCCGCAAGGAGATCGAGATCGCCGAAACCGAAATGCCAGGCCTGATGGCCTGCCGCGAGGAGTTCGGCGCCAAGAAGCCGCTGAAGGGCGCGCGCATCACCGGCTCGCTGCACATGACCATCCAGACGGCGGTGCTGATCGAGACGCTGAAGGCGCTGGGCGCCGACATCCGCTGGGCCTCCTGCAACATCTTCTCGACCCAGGACCATGCGGCCGCGGCGATCGCCGAGGCCGGCATCCCGGTGTTCGCGGTCAAGGGCGAGTCGCTCGAGGACTACTGGGATTACACCGACAGGATCTTCCAGTGGGCCGATGGCGGCCTCTCCAACATGATCCTCGACGATGGCGGCGACGCCACCATGTATATTCTGGTCGGCGCGCGCGCCGAGGCCGGCGAGGATGTGCTGTCCAATCCGCAGAGCGAGGAGGAGGAATACTTCGTCGCGCAGATCAAGAAGCGCCTGAAGGCCTCGCCCGGTTTCTTCACCAAGCAGCGGGAGGCGATCCGCGGTGTCACCGAGGAGACCACCACTGGTGTCAACCGCCTCTACCAGCTTCAGAAGAAGGGCCTGCTGCCCTTCCCGGCGATCAACGTCAACGATTCCGTCACCAAGTCGAAATTCGACAACAAATACGGCTGCAAGGAATCGCTGGTCGACGGCATCCGCCGCGGCACCGACACGATGATGGCCGGCAAGGTCGCGGTGGTCTGCGGCTATGGCGACGTCGGCAAGGGCTCGTCGGCTTCGCTGCGCGGCGCCGGCGCCCGCGTCAAAGTCACCGAGGTCGACCCGATCTGCGCGCTGCAGGCGGCGATGGACGGCTATGAGGTGGTGACGCTGGAAGACGCGGCCCCCAACGCCGACATCGTCATCACCACCACCGGCAACAAGGACGTCGTCACGCTCGACCATATGCGGTCGATGAAGGACATGGTGATCGTCGGCAATATCGGCCACTTCGACAACGAGATCCAGGTGGCGTCGCTGCGCAACCTGAAATGGACCAACGTCAAGCCGCAGGTCGACCTGATCACCTTCCCGGACGGCAAGCGGATGATCCTTCTGTCCGAGGGACGCCTGCTCAACCTCGGCAACGCCACTGGTCATCCGAGCTTCGTCATGTCGGCCTCGTTCACCAACCAGGTGCTGGCGCAAATCGAGCTTTTCAGCAAGCACGGCCAGTACGAGAACCAGGTCTATGTGCTGCCCAAGCATCTCGACGAGAAGGTCGCGCGGCTGCATCTCGACAAGCTCGGCGCCAAGCTCACCGAGCTGTCCGGCGAACAGGCCGCCTATATCGGCGTGACGCCGCAGGGCCCGTACAAGCCCGAACACTACCGCTATTAA
- the addB gene encoding double-strand break repair protein AddB: MSGARRVLSIPSGAPFLPTLAGALLDGRLIPGFRFDGDPLALADATIYVPTRRAARALRGAFVDMLGRRSAILPTVRPLGEFDEDEAAFDAEAAPAIELAPPIAAQERLLLLAPLVRAWKESLPAHVRARFNEEFVVPASAADAIWLARDLARLMDEIETEGTDWAKLATLVTGNLAGWWQVTLDFLGIVTDNWPELLKERDRSNPAAHRSALIRLEAARLKRNPPAGPVIAAGSTGSIPATAELLGVIAGLPNGAVVLPGLDRELDDASFAAITAPGARPATLGHPQYGLAKLIGSIGIARRDVEDIVAAPPPLALRAALVGEALRPAETTEYWTETRPRFTAHDVEPALAGVTLVEAANERDEAAAIAIALKRAVEIPGKRAALVTGDRALARRVSAELLRFGVVADDSGGAPLVNTPAASLLRLALSAAFRPGDPVSLLSLLKHPLLGLGLERRSVRKAAELVELVALRGGTGRPDVASLGALFETRLAELSGDARQPFWFSRLTVRGIEQAHGMLSRLTKALSPLNAMRDEKDADIATLTRASVVALEDLGRAADGGLAELYAGDAGEKLAELLRGLVAASSPFTFAASEWPDVMEALIAPETVKPAQGTDRNIAIWGALEARLQNVDTLVIGGLNEGVWPRKPESDRFMSRLMKTGIDLEPPERRIGLAAHDFQMAMGASEVVLTRSARSGDAPAVPSRWLQRILTFIGKEPAAALRGRGDALLAWARALDAGEKKDFAARPQPKPPLSMRPQHFSVTEIETLRRDPYAVYARRILGLMPLEPLIRDPGAAERGTLFHEILHLFSRRVEDPRAPNALQSLIEAGRVCFAEAKLPADIEAIWWPRFEKLAENIIEWEHGRADAVARRYAEERAEKTVVGRTGVTLSGYADRVDLLAGGMADILDYKTGSSPSKAQAHTLLSPQLALEGALLRRGAFKELGIREPSQLAFVRLKPNGEVFEESILEYNRKPRTANDLSEEAWARLERLLFHYADPTAGYLSRALPFREGEADGDYDHLARVLEWSAGGASEDEADG, encoded by the coding sequence ATGAGCGGCGCGCGCCGCGTCCTTTCCATTCCGTCCGGAGCGCCGTTCCTGCCGACGCTGGCTGGAGCGTTGCTCGATGGACGCCTGATCCCCGGCTTCCGCTTCGACGGCGATCCGCTGGCGCTTGCCGACGCCACCATCTATGTGCCGACGCGCCGTGCGGCGCGTGCGCTGCGCGGCGCCTTCGTCGACATGCTCGGCAGACGCTCGGCCATCCTGCCGACGGTGCGGCCGCTCGGCGAATTCGACGAGGACGAGGCCGCCTTCGACGCCGAGGCGGCGCCGGCCATCGAACTCGCGCCGCCGATCGCCGCGCAGGAGCGGCTGTTGTTGCTGGCGCCGCTGGTGCGGGCCTGGAAGGAAAGCCTCCCGGCGCATGTCAGAGCCCGGTTCAACGAGGAATTCGTCGTGCCGGCCTCGGCCGCCGACGCCATCTGGCTGGCGCGCGACCTTGCCCGGCTGATGGACGAGATCGAGACCGAAGGCACGGATTGGGCGAAGCTCGCGACGCTGGTGACCGGCAACCTCGCCGGCTGGTGGCAGGTGACGCTCGATTTCCTCGGCATCGTCACCGACAACTGGCCGGAATTGCTGAAGGAGCGCGACCGTTCCAATCCTGCCGCGCATCGCAGCGCGCTGATCCGGCTGGAGGCGGCGCGGCTGAAGCGCAATCCGCCGGCCGGGCCCGTCATCGCCGCCGGTTCGACCGGCTCCATTCCCGCCACCGCGGAACTGCTTGGCGTCATCGCCGGCCTGCCCAACGGCGCCGTCGTGCTGCCCGGGCTCGACCGCGAGCTGGACGACGCATCCTTCGCGGCGATCACGGCGCCTGGCGCGCGTCCGGCGACGCTCGGCCACCCGCAATACGGCCTCGCCAAGCTGATCGGAAGCATCGGCATTGCGCGCCGCGACGTCGAGGATATCGTCGCCGCGCCACCGCCGCTTGCGTTGCGCGCCGCCCTTGTCGGCGAGGCGCTGCGGCCGGCCGAAACCACCGAATACTGGACCGAGACGCGGCCGCGCTTCACGGCGCACGATGTCGAACCGGCGCTTGCCGGCGTGACGCTGGTGGAAGCGGCGAACGAACGCGACGAGGCGGCGGCAATCGCCATCGCGTTGAAGCGCGCGGTGGAGATCCCAGGCAAGCGCGCGGCGCTCGTCACCGGCGACCGGGCGCTGGCGCGACGGGTTTCGGCCGAGCTTTTGCGTTTCGGCGTCGTCGCCGACGATTCCGGCGGCGCGCCGCTCGTCAACACGCCGGCCGCCAGCCTGCTCAGGCTCGCGCTGAGCGCCGCCTTCCGGCCCGGCGATCCGGTAAGCCTCCTGTCATTGCTCAAGCATCCGCTGCTTGGACTCGGTCTCGAACGCCGGAGCGTGCGCAAGGCGGCCGAGCTCGTCGAACTGGTGGCGCTGCGCGGCGGCACGGGGCGCCCCGATGTCGCCTCGCTTGGCGCGCTTTTCGAGACACGACTCGCGGAGCTGAGCGGCGACGCCAGGCAGCCTTTCTGGTTTTCGCGCCTGACCGTGCGCGGCATCGAGCAGGCGCACGGCATGCTTAGCCGCCTTACCAAGGCGCTCTCGCCGCTCAACGCGATGCGCGACGAGAAGGACGCCGACATCGCGACGCTGACGCGCGCGAGCGTTGTCGCGCTGGAGGATTTGGGCCGCGCGGCTGATGGCGGTCTGGCGGAACTCTATGCCGGCGACGCCGGCGAAAAACTCGCCGAGCTGTTGCGCGGGCTGGTGGCGGCGTCCTCGCCCTTCACCTTCGCCGCTTCGGAATGGCCCGACGTGATGGAAGCGCTGATCGCGCCGGAGACGGTGAAGCCGGCGCAAGGCACCGACCGCAACATCGCCATCTGGGGCGCGCTGGAAGCCCGATTGCAGAACGTCGACACGCTGGTCATCGGCGGGCTCAATGAAGGTGTCTGGCCGCGCAAACCCGAGAGCGACCGCTTCATGTCGCGGCTGATGAAGACCGGCATCGACCTCGAACCGCCGGAACGGCGCATTGGCCTTGCCGCGCATGATTTCCAGATGGCGATGGGCGCGAGCGAAGTGGTGCTGACGCGTTCGGCACGTTCGGGCGACGCGCCGGCGGTGCCGTCGCGCTGGCTGCAGCGCATCCTGACCTTCATCGGCAAGGAGCCGGCGGCAGCACTTCGCGGGCGCGGCGACGCGCTGCTTGCCTGGGCGCGCGCGCTCGATGCCGGCGAGAAGAAGGATTTTGCCGCCCGCCCGCAGCCGAAGCCGCCGCTCAGCATGCGCCCGCAGCATTTCTCGGTCACCGAGATCGAGACGCTGCGCCGCGACCCCTACGCGGTCTACGCACGGCGCATCCTTGGCCTGATGCCGCTGGAGCCGCTTATCCGCGATCCGGGCGCCGCCGAACGCGGCACATTGTTCCACGAAATCCTGCATTTGTTTTCGCGCCGCGTCGAAGACCCCCGGGCACCAAACGCGCTGCAAAGCCTCATCGAAGCGGGTCGTGTCTGCTTTGCCGAGGCAAAGCTTCCGGCGGATATCGAGGCGATCTGGTGGCCGCGCTTCGAAAAGCTCGCCGAAAACATCATCGAATGGGAGCATGGCCGCGCCGATGCGGTGGCGAGGCGCTATGCCGAGGAACGCGCGGAGAAGACAGTGGTCGGCCGCACCGGCGTGACGCTTTCCGGCTATGCCGACCGCGTCGACCTGCTTGCCGGCGGCATGGCCGACATCCTCGACTACAAGACCGGCTCCTCACCCTCGAAAGCGCAGGCGCACACGCTGCTGTCGCCGCAGCTTGCGTTGGAGGGCGCGCTGCTGAGACGCGGCGCCTTCAAGGAACTCGGCATTCGCGAGCCCTCGCAACTCGCCTTCGTGCGGCTGAAACCGAATGGCGAGGTGTTCGAGGAATCGATCCTCGAATACAACCGCAAGCCCCGTACCGCCAACGACCTTTCCGAGGAAGCCTGGGCGCGGCTGGAGCGGCTGCTTTTCCATTATGCCGATCCGACCGCCGGCTATCTGTCGCGCGCCCTGCCATTCCGCGAGGGCGAAGCCGACGGCGACTACGACCATCTGGCGCGTGTGCTCGAATGGTCGGCCGGCGGCGCCAGCGAAGACGAGGCGGACGGATGA
- the tsaE gene encoding tRNA (adenosine(37)-N6)-threonylcarbamoyltransferase complex ATPase subunit type 1 TsaE: protein MTGMALERFLADEAATARLGEDLAMALRAGDAIALKGDLGAGKSTLARALIRALADDSGLEVPSPTFTLVQSYETRVPVHHFDLYRLSSPDELDELGLDDALTQGAALIEWPERAGDRLPAGALWVDLAEHGEGRVARLSGNGPVYDRVARSLAMRDFLASAGWGEASRRHFVGDASARSYEIVSLPGKAPRVLMNSPRLVLGPPVRDGKPYAVIAHTAQSVTAFVAIDRALLAAGVSVPAIHAQDLDQGFLLIEHLGSEGFLSKDGQPVAQRYEAAAELLAMMHGETWPTRMEAAPRAFHDVPPFDREAMLIEADLLVAWYVPWITGEPANDELRAGYHKVWNAVLDRLAGSEYTLMLRDFHSPNIIWRAERSGLDRLGIVDVQDALIGPAAYDVASLAMDARVTVPPEIERRTVAAYVAARRAAGAFDEAGFAETYAIMAAQRNSKILGIFVRLEKRDGKPYYLKHLPRIRDYLRRALAHPALAGLKDFYMAHGLLEERVP from the coding sequence ATGACAGGGATGGCGCTGGAGCGTTTTCTCGCCGACGAGGCGGCAACAGCAAGGCTTGGCGAGGATCTCGCCATGGCATTGCGCGCCGGCGACGCGATCGCGCTGAAAGGCGATCTCGGCGCCGGCAAGTCGACGCTGGCGCGCGCGCTGATCCGGGCGCTCGCCGACGATAGCGGCCTCGAAGTGCCCAGCCCTACCTTCACGCTGGTGCAGAGCTACGAGACGCGCGTTCCGGTGCATCATTTCGACCTCTACCGCCTCTCTTCACCGGACGAGCTCGACGAGCTCGGGCTCGACGACGCGCTGACGCAGGGCGCGGCGCTGATCGAATGGCCGGAACGGGCCGGAGACCGGTTGCCGGCAGGCGCGCTGTGGGTCGATCTTGCCGAACATGGCGAGGGCCGCGTGGCAAGGCTGTCCGGAAACGGGCCGGTCTATGATCGCGTGGCGCGATCGCTGGCGATGCGCGATTTCCTGGCCTCGGCCGGATGGGGCGAAGCCAGCCGCCGCCATTTCGTCGGCGACGCCTCCGCCCGCTCCTATGAGATCGTCTCGCTGCCCGGCAAGGCGCCGCGCGTGCTGATGAACTCGCCGCGCCTCGTGCTCGGGCCGCCCGTGCGCGACGGCAAGCCCTATGCGGTGATCGCCCATACGGCGCAATCCGTCACCGCCTTCGTCGCCATCGACCGGGCGTTGCTTGCGGCCGGCGTCAGCGTGCCGGCGATCCATGCCCAGGATCTCGACCAGGGTTTTCTGCTCATCGAGCATCTCGGCTCGGAAGGCTTTTTGAGCAAGGACGGCCAGCCTGTCGCCCAACGCTACGAGGCGGCGGCCGAGTTGCTGGCCATGATGCATGGCGAGACCTGGCCCACACGCATGGAAGCGGCGCCGCGCGCATTCCACGACGTGCCGCCTTTCGACCGGGAAGCCATGCTGATCGAAGCCGACCTTTTGGTCGCCTGGTATGTGCCATGGATCACCGGCGAACCGGCAAACGACGAGTTGCGGGCAGGCTACCACAAGGTATGGAACGCGGTTCTCGACCGCCTGGCAGGCAGCGAATACACGCTGATGCTGCGCGATTTCCATTCGCCCAACATCATCTGGCGGGCCGAGCGTTCCGGCCTCGACCGGCTCGGCATCGTCGATGTGCAGGACGCGCTGATCGGGCCGGCGGCCTATGACGTCGCCTCCTTGGCCATGGATGCGCGCGTCACCGTCCCGCCCGAGATCGAGCGGCGGACGGTCGCGGCCTATGTCGCGGCGCGACGCGCCGCCGGCGCTTTCGACGAGGCCGGCTTCGCCGAGACCTATGCGATCATGGCCGCGCAGCGCAATTCGAAGATCCTCGGCATCTTCGTGCGGCTCGAAAAGCGCGACGGCAAGCCTTACTATCTGAAGCACCTGCCGCGCATCCGCGACTATCTGAGGCGGGCGCTGGCGCATCCGGCGCTGGCCGGCCTGAAGGATTTCTACATGGCCCACGGCCTGCTCGAGGAACGGGTCCCATGA